Genomic DNA from Deltaproteobacteria bacterium:
CGCCTGGGTGGAGTGGGATCTCAAAGCGCTAGACAGTCCAGGCTATGTCTGCGGCTACGGCTCGCCAACCATCCTGGTGAACGGGAAGGATGTGGCCAATGCTGAACCAAGTGCAGGCGCGGATTGCTGTCGTCTGTATAGCAGTAACGCAGGCGGGTTGCGCGGCGTTCCGCCAGTTGAACAGGTCGTCGCCGCCATGAGGAAGGGTAACTTTGAACCCAGCGTCACGCAGAAGGAAACTAAGTCATGACTATGAAACGAGATATTGAGTCGTTCTTTTCCGAAGTGGCGGAGGAGGAATCGTATGCGTAAAACCGTCGTCAGCAGCTTGGGGTCGCTGATACCATCCTTCTTGGTCAGCACCTGCTGCCTGGGGCCAACTCTGTATGTGCTGTTCGGGATCAGCGTGGGTGGGCTGAGTATCTTTACTCCGCTCGAACCGTACCGCCCGACGTTTATGCTGGTGGCTGTGGGGCTGCTTGGCTACGCCTTTCATCGCCTGTATATCCGACCGCCGCAGTTCGATTGTGTAGAGGATGGGCGCTCAGCCCTGAGAACCAGTCGAGTCTTGTTCTGGATCGCCGGCCTAGTCTTTGTCGTGGCCGCACTCTACCCAGTGGTGTTGCCCCATTTTTTATCCTGAAAAGATCACAAAAATTGAGAGAAGGAGGAGCCAGACAATGCAGAAGGAACGGGTAGTGACAATCGTAGGAGCTTTAGTTTTGACTCTCAGCACCACAGTCTGGGCTGGCGAACGAAACGTGAGCCTCAAGGTAGACGGCATGTCGTGCGCCATGTGTGCACCGGCCGCCCGCAATGCCTTGGAAAAAGTCAACGGCGTAAAGTCAGCAAAAGTAGAAGGCGGCCGAGCTATGGTAGTGGCGGACGATAAGGTGCAAGATGCTGACCTCGTGAAGGCGATTAAGGAAGCAGGCTTTTCGGCGACCGTAGTGAATTGAGCGACTGGCAGAGGCAGGCACGGAGACCTGCCCTTGCAAAGAAACCGGCTACGGAATGACCGCGCTAGTCCTTAGTTTTAAGGTGCTGGTTCCGCGTGGGGAATCGCGCTGAGGTATTCGTAAATCGCGTGCAAATCTTGGTCGGTCATGTTGCGATACACCGGCCACGGCATGACTTGCAGATATCTGCTTTCGTCGGCATCGTAGCCCGTGCGCATGAGTGCCACGAACTCGTCGCGGTCTAAGCCGTGCGGTTTACCGCTTCCATCTGGGGTGATATTCGCGGATACGAATGGTCCAAAGGCACGACCGCCGGCCAGGTAATTCGTCGCGTTCACAACCCCGGGGTCGCCAGCAAAAGGATTATCGGTGTAGGAAGGCACCGTATGGCAGTCGTTACACCCCCCAACCGCATTCACGAGATAGCTGCCAAGATAGACCATCGTACGATTCTTACCGATGAGATCGAGCGGCACAGGGGCGAGTTTTTTCCCCTGCACGATTCTGCTTGAAGGAATCGGCTCCGCTTGTGGAAGGGCACCGGCGGTGCTGACGCTGGGGGCGCCCGTGAAGCTCGTGCAAAGTGCCAAAGTAGCGCCAGCTAAGATGCCTAAGCGAGAGCGTTTTCGTGTCAGACTTCTCATAATCTTTTCTTTTCTTTCAAGTCACCAAGTCATATTGATGGCGAGTGAATAGGTTCGTTGCTCGCGCGGGCCATGGCCGTGCACCGCCAAACGATACCTGGGTCTGAGCCCTACGCAATGACATACCCCCCATTCGGACTGATGACCTGACCGACAACAAAGTCGGATTCTCCAGAAGCGAGATACAGGGCCAGATTGGCGACGTCCTGGGGCGAGCCGAAACGCCCTGCCGGTGTCGCCATCTCCAGGGCGCGGCGCACAGCGTCACTGACGGCTTCGGTCATCGGCGTGTCGATATACCCTGGTGCGATCGCATTGACATACACGCCCCTGACGATGACCTCGCGCGCCACCGAGCGTGTGAACCCCATGATTCCTGCCTTGGCCGCGCTGTAATGCGGCGCGCCAGCGCATCCAGTCATGCCGCAAATGGAAGCGATGTTCACGATCTTGCCGGACCCCTGGGGTTCCATCAGCTTCAGCGCTTCGCGCGTGCAGTAGAAGGTTCCATTGAGATGCACGCCCAGCATGCGGTCCCAATCCGCATCGGTGAGGCGTTGTGTGGCTTCGAGAGCAGAACGGACTTTCCCCTCTTTGGCGATTTCCGTCTGCTGCTGCGTCAGCACCTTGTTGAAGCGGGCACGGACTACGGGATTATCGAGCCCGATCCCGGCGTTGTTGACCAGCACGTCGAGCCGACCATATTTCTTCTGGACCTTGGCGAACATGGCCGCGACTTGACGGCTCTTGGACACATCCGCCTTTACTGCCAGCCCGTCCTTGGCTTGACCGCAGTCCGCCAGCACCTTTTGCGCGGCCTCGACCGCAATGTCGTTACAGATAATTGTCGCGCCTTCTTTGGCAAAATTCAGACAGATGGAACGCCCGATGCCCGAGGCGCCACCTGTCACTAACGCTAGTTTTCCATCCAACCGCCCCATACCCATGCTCCTTTCTCTTCTTTGCTCATGACCACAAAGGTCCGGGATATAACGGCTGCGCTTCGGCCACTTCTGGCGGCCAGACGATTTCCTTGCGCCCGCGTTGCCACTGCGTGACCAGCATTGGGTGCGCGGTTTGCCGTCCGGTTTGCGCGTCAATCGCATACGGACCATAGAAGGTGGTGCACCGTAACCGCCCGGCGGCGGCGCGCAGTGCCTGCTGATCTAACGCTCCCACCTCTTCGACACAACGTTGCGCTACCACCCCGGCGACATACCCCTGCGCCGCCGGATAATCGATCGGCACGGTAGCGCTCTTCAAATAGTGGGTGACGAAAGCTTCTTCAGCCGGGCCGCAGTCGACGGTATAGCGTACCTGCGGCTCCCACTGGCTGGGAGCAAAGAAGCCATCCGCCTGTTCACGTAACACCGACTTGAAACGACTGATGGCGGCAACCACCAGTCCAGCGGCTTTCACGCGCGGTTTCAACTCGCGCAACTGCCGCCCGAGAAGAATATCGTCTTCCGCACGACCGACACTGAGGAACACATCCGGCGGGTTGTCTTTGATCCGCCCCAGGAGCGGGCGGAAGTCCTCGATGCCGGAGCGGTACGACTCGTGGACCGTCAGCGTGTACCCCTCGCGCTTGATCCAATTCAGCGCACCACTGGCCATATCGGCGGCAAACCCGGTTCTTGCATTGAACAGGGCCACCCGCTTTGCCGAGGGATCAAGAGTTTTGACCATATCGAGAATAGCGCACAGATACAGCGACGCGGGAGACAGCATTCCCACGACGGAAGCGAGGTTACACTCGAAAATCTCGTCGGAAGAACCGCTATGGTTCCACAGCACGTACTGAAGGGCGTCGGCGGTTTCTGCCGCAGCCAGTGTGAGTCCGCTGCCATACGGCCCGATAAGCAAGTCTACTTGGTCCTGACGCACGAGTTTCTCGACGAGCGTGCGGACCTTCGCCTCGTCACTCTCGTCGTCTTCGACGGTCAAGACCACCGGCAACTTTTTTCCTTCGCTCTTGAGAAAAATGCCACCGGCAGTATTCACGTCACGGACATAGCATTCCAACCCTTCGAGCACTTGGCGACCAAGCAGCGCATACCGGCCACTGAGCGAGACGGCGATCCCGAGGGCGATAGATTGTTTGGACATGGAAGCCTCGTTTTGAGGAAAGTTGTTGGTTATTAGTTGTTAGTTCTTAGTGGTGAGGAACCGAGCAAAGTCCCTTTTCGACTCCCCACTAAAAACTAATTACTACTTACTAAAAACTCATAACTAATACTTCGCAATCACCTCACGGCTGAACTCTTCGATCATTTCCGGTCCGTCGTTGACGACTTGAATGGCGACTTGTGTCACCCCGACAGCCTCCAGCGCTTTGAGCCGAGCGATGATCTCTTCGCCCGAACCGGTGAGGCTGAACCCACGTACCAACGGCTCGGTCACGAATTTTTCTTCCCCGGGTCGGAGATAGATCAGATGCCCCTCGTGCATCTCCAGATAGAGGCGATCTTTGGGGGTCTTCATCGTGGGGATGTATTCCTTGTCGTAGCGCTGGTAGAGATCGCGCAACACCGGCGGTAAGTCCGTGGCCACCGCCGATCTCTCCCATAACGCGTGCAACGCCACCATGGCGAAGGGACCGATACGATTGACTACGCGCGGCGCGGTGGCCGACTCGCCAGGTCGCAAGACGCATCCGGTGGACAACATCACGACCGGCAGCTTTTGGTCCCCCCGACCTGCTTTTACGGTGCCTTTCTCCACGGTCGCGAGATTCTTTTTCATCGAATCCGGATCGGTCAGTGTCGTCAGGACGCCGTCACCCAGCTCCCCGGCCAGTTCCAACGCCTTGGGGCCGTTCGCCGCCATGTAAATGGGAATCGGATCTTTAAGGTTGATATAGCCGTGATCCTGATGCAGGAAGCGAATCCAGCGCTCGCGCTTACCTTCGCGGTAGAGCACTTCTTCGCCGCGCAGCAGGGTACGGCACATCGAGATGTGGTTGCGCATGGTGTCGAGCGGCACCGGCGGCAACCCCATAGTGTTGCGCCCGGTGAATCCCGTGCCGAGACCGAGAATGGCGCGGCCAGGGGCAAGCAGGTTAATGGTGGCGATCGAATGGGCCGTCACCGGCGCGATGCGATTGCTGGGAATCGCCACGCCGGTCGCTAGCTTGATGCGTTTCGTCTTGTCCGCCGCCAGCGCCATGCAGGCATAGACGTCGCTGTAAATCATCTGCGAGTCGTAAAACCAGCAATGGGTAAATCCACGATCCTCCGCGAGGACGAGATCTTTCCACGCGTCGGGCTTAGCGGGATAGGAAAGGCCAAATTCCATGATGTGCTCCTTTGGTGTTTGTTCTGTTTGCCTGTCTTCTATGGCTAGGCGATCTCGCCCCGTGCACGTAACTCTTGCACCAAGGGTTCCTGCACGAGCGCGCCGCTTTGCGTCAACGCGACGATCCGCTCGGGCGAGTAGCCCAAGTAGTGCGAGAGAATCTTCTCGTTATGCTCGCCCAACAATGGCGCGCGGCTACGAATCTCCACTGTGGTCTCGGAAAAACGGAAGGGCGATTTCGGCAGCGCCACGGGACCGATGCCCGGATGCGGCACGTCTTGCATCGCCCCGCGTGCCTTCATCTGTGGATGGTTGACGATTTGGGCGATATCGAGCACCGGCGCGCTGAGGATGCGCACTTTTTCCAGAATCGCCAACGGCTCGTCGCGGGTAGAAAAGGACTGGAGCCAATCTTCGAGGATTTTCACCAGCTCGAAACGATGCTCCACACGCGCGTCGGGGGTCGCGAAACGCCCATCCTGAAGTAGCTCCGATTTGCCGATCGCCTGCACAAACACTTCCCATTGATGCACCAAAACGGCAATCACCATATAGCCATCGCGGGCCTTGAAGATCCCGCAGGGGGCAATGGCGTAGTGATGCGCGCCGAATCGGGTGGGGTTCAATTCGCCATCGCTCAACACGTAAAACTGGAGAGCGGTGTCGTGGAGATGAAAGAGACTCTCCACCAGCGAGAGGTCGATGTACTGGCCGATGCCGGTCTTCTCGCGATAGTAGAGCGCGGCGCAGACGGCGGCTAAGCCGTGAATGCCGGCATTTTCGTCGGCGATATAAATGCCGACATAGGTCGGCGAGCCGTTCGGGTCGCCGGTCAGGTGCATGAGCCCGCTCATCGCTTGCGCCACGGTGTCATTCCCGGGCCGTTGGGCGTAGGGACCGTCTTGGCCGTACCCGGAGATAGAGCACATAATCAGGCGCGGATTCAATTGCTTCAGCGCGTCGTAGCCAAACCCGTACTTGGCGAGCGTTCCGGGGCTGAAATTCTCGATCACCACGTCGACCTGCGGCACCAGTCCTTCGATAATTTCCACGGCTTCCGGCTTCTGGAGATTCACACAGACGCTCTGCTTGCCGCGATTATGCTGAATGAAACCGCCGCTCTGCCCGGCTTTGATGTAGGGGTAGACGCGGGTAAGATCTCCGCGCGGCGCCAGTTCGATTTTAATGATTTCTGCGCCCATGTCCGACATCATGCGGGTTAGAATCGGCGCGGCGATGTAATGACCGAAGTCCAGCACCCGGACACCTGAGAGCACCGAGGGTTTCGTCGTTGTCACTGTAGTACTCCTCTCTTCATACGGGTTCCCGAAAACGAACCGCCACAAGGGAGCAAGCAACCGGCGCAATCGCGTGCACTACCGCCACCGTCGAGTCAGCCGCCGCCACAGCGCCATCGCTTCCTCCACCTTGCAGAGGTAGGCCAGCCCCATATACACCACGCCGCCGATGAGGCATATGCCAGTAAAATGAAGGAGCCGGGTAGGGGTCAACATCGGTCCTGGCGTCGCCACCAGCCCACGGCTCAGCCCGAACAGCACTGCGCCGAGGGCCGCAGAAAGCAGGACGTGGGTAAGCAATCTCCGTAGCAAAAGCGCCTCGTCGAGCGGCCCGTGACGATAGCGAAAGATGGCATACAGCACCAAGGTGTTGAGGCAGGACACCAGTGACGTCACCAAGGCAATGCCCCAATGCCCCCAGAGCTGCATGAAAAACCAGTTGCCCGCAGCACTCAGCGCGATGGAACCGGCTCCCACCCATGCCGGCGTGCGCGTGTCCTTGGCGGCGTTGAATAGGCGTACCATGATCTGACTGGCACCGTAGGCGAGGATGCCCACGCCGTACGCCATCAACGCCTGACTCGTCAGCCGCGTGTCCTCGACGGTGAACTGACCGCGTTCGTAGAGCAACCGGGTGATGGGAACCGCCAGAGCAACCAGCACGGCAGTTGCAGGCAAGGCGACCGCGAACAGTAACGATAAGCCGGCGGCGGCTTGGTCCTTGAATCGCTGTCGCTCACCCTGATGCTGAGCGGTCGAAAGATCGGTCAACAATACCGTATAGACCGGCACGGCAAAGAGGCTGACCGGCAAGATGAACACCCGGAAGGCATAGGCCAGCGCGGAGATGCTACCCTCTGGCAAAGTCGAGGCCATTGCCCGAGCGATAAACGCATTCA
This window encodes:
- the murJ gene encoding murein biosynthesis integral membrane protein MurJ; the protein is MPQPSSASPSAPTSTVSSRSSLARKGLPILLATLISRPLGFVREAVQAALFGASRLTDAFLVAYNVPETIQTLFFSGVLSNFFVPVITRYRDDAAELSKVFSTAFNGALLLALVMAGACYFAAPGLMQLAAPGLSGADHDLAVFLFRLMLPMLVLHCLMAVVKGTLNSLDHYAMPEYAGVFFNAIMIASAVALSGQYGITSLAIGVIAGSVGQLVIQIPVLARKGIRYRPGWGFAHPALREMRGLIVGSIVATAVVPVNAFIARAMASTLPEGSISALAYAFRVFILPVSLFAVPVYTVLLTDLSTAQHQGERQRFKDQAAAGLSLLFAVALPATAVLVALAVPITRLLYERGQFTVEDTRLTSQALMAYGVGILAYGASQIMVRLFNAAKDTRTPAWVGAGSIALSAAGNWFFMQLWGHWGIALVTSLVSCLNTLVLYAIFRYRHGPLDEALLLRRLLTHVLLSAALGAVLFGLSRGLVATPGPMLTPTRLLHFTGICLIGGVVYMGLAYLCKVEEAMALWRRLTRRWR
- a CDS encoding SDR family oxidoreductase; protein product: MGRLDGKLALVTGGASGIGRSICLNFAKEGATIICNDIAVEAAQKVLADCGQAKDGLAVKADVSKSRQVAAMFAKVQKKYGRLDVLVNNAGIGLDNPVVRARFNKVLTQQQTEIAKEGKVRSALEATQRLTDADWDRMLGVHLNGTFYCTREALKLMEPQGSGKIVNIASICGMTGCAGAPHYSAAKAGIMGFTRSVAREVIVRGVYVNAIAPGYIDTPMTEAVSDAVRRALEMATPAGRFGSPQDVANLALYLASGESDFVVGQVISPNGGYVIA
- a CDS encoding cation transporter; this translates as MQKERVVTIVGALVLTLSTTVWAGERNVSLKVDGMSCAMCAPAARNALEKVNGVKSAKVEGGRAMVVADDKVQDADLVKAIKEAGFSATVVN
- a CDS encoding LLM class flavin-dependent oxidoreductase, encoding MEFGLSYPAKPDAWKDLVLAEDRGFTHCWFYDSQMIYSDVYACMALAADKTKRIKLATGVAIPSNRIAPVTAHSIATINLLAPGRAILGLGTGFTGRNTMGLPPVPLDTMRNHISMCRTLLRGEEVLYREGKRERWIRFLHQDHGYINLKDPIPIYMAANGPKALELAGELGDGVLTTLTDPDSMKKNLATVEKGTVKAGRGDQKLPVVMLSTGCVLRPGESATAPRVVNRIGPFAMVALHALWERSAVATDLPPVLRDLYQRYDKEYIPTMKTPKDRLYLEMHEGHLIYLRPGEEKFVTEPLVRGFSLTGSGEEIIARLKALEAVGVTQVAIQVVNDGPEMIEEFSREVIAKY
- a CDS encoding amino acid ABC transporter substrate-binding protein, which encodes MSKQSIALGIAVSLSGRYALLGRQVLEGLECYVRDVNTAGGIFLKSEGKKLPVVLTVEDDESDEAKVRTLVEKLVRQDQVDLLIGPYGSGLTLAAAETADALQYVLWNHSGSSDEIFECNLASVVGMLSPASLYLCAILDMVKTLDPSAKRVALFNARTGFAADMASGALNWIKREGYTLTVHESYRSGIEDFRPLLGRIKDNPPDVFLSVGRAEDDILLGRQLRELKPRVKAAGLVVAAISRFKSVLREQADGFFAPSQWEPQVRYTVDCGPAEEAFVTHYLKSATVPIDYPAAQGYVAGVVAQRCVEEVGALDQQALRAAAGRLRCTTFYGPYAIDAQTGRQTAHPMLVTQWQRGRKEIVWPPEVAEAQPLYPGPLWS
- a CDS encoding cytochrome C; translated protein: MRSLTRKRSRLGILAGATLALCTSFTGAPSVSTAGALPQAEPIPSSRIVQGKKLAPVPLDLIGKNRTMVYLGSYLVNAVGGCNDCHTVPSYTDNPFAGDPGVVNATNYLAGGRAFGPFVSANITPDGSGKPHGLDRDEFVALMRTGYDADESRYLQVMPWPVYRNMTDQDLHAIYEYLSAIPHAEPAP
- a CDS encoding CoA transferase; this encodes MTTTKPSVLSGVRVLDFGHYIAAPILTRMMSDMGAEIIKIELAPRGDLTRVYPYIKAGQSGGFIQHNRGKQSVCVNLQKPEAVEIIEGLVPQVDVVIENFSPGTLAKYGFGYDALKQLNPRLIMCSISGYGQDGPYAQRPGNDTVAQAMSGLMHLTGDPNGSPTYVGIYIADENAGIHGLAAVCAALYYREKTGIGQYIDLSLVESLFHLHDTALQFYVLSDGELNPTRFGAHHYAIAPCGIFKARDGYMVIAVLVHQWEVFVQAIGKSELLQDGRFATPDARVEHRFELVKILEDWLQSFSTRDEPLAILEKVRILSAPVLDIAQIVNHPQMKARGAMQDVPHPGIGPVALPKSPFRFSETTVEIRSRAPLLGEHNEKILSHYLGYSPERIVALTQSGALVQEPLVQELRARGEIA